The window GACGTTATGGATTGTGTATCCAGATCTGTTGTCAGAGCTGCCATTTCATACACTGATGGATGTATATAGGGACGGGAATTTTGTACATAGTGTCTAGAGATAATACTAGGTGTTGTGGTGACGCACTGTGATAGATTAGGACTAAAATCAGGCAAAGATGTTTCTACAGTCTCTGGAGGAGTCTGACATAGCTTTACTGGGACAGAAGTTCTAGAAAGTGGAATGAAGTTATTTTCCTGTGGTAGATGCTCAGAAACACGTGAATCTGAAGTTTGATATAATATCTTGTTGGACCCtagaagtaagaaataaataacacatccatacaacataaatattatgttaacttGCAATCTAATCTGTTTAGACACTATGtactgtaaaattaatataagttttCAAAAGAACACAACATTTGTTAACTGTAACAGCATAATGAAGTTCCTTTctcaaataatagtttttaaagtaTGTTCTGATAAAAAAATCACACTAGCTTGAGAAAGCTTAGCAATACACAAATTAACATATACCTCAGACAAAGTAAAGCCATAAAACTGGTCTTTCAACACAATAAAAGACGTGCAAAGATATTCTGATGAACAATTGACTAAAGAAAATTCAACCTGCAAAAGATTAACCTGGAATAGTCTTGTTTCCAAGGTACATATCTGTGTGCATTAACTTCTCTGGAGGAATTCTGTATTGAGAGGCAACAAGTTTGTGGATACAATTTTCATCTTCCAAAAACATCTTCATTCGAATGAAAGGTTCTCTACCTTTCTGGGTAAGCATGTACCACGGCTTTGGCCTGGCTAACAGGTCAGAAACAGAACCTTGTGACAGTCCTAATACTTTCTCTCCAAACAGACGCTGGCTGATAGAAAATTGGCTAAGTAGTTCCTTAACCtgattttaacataaacaaataattaatatgtgCAGTTTAATAATTTAGATGTGAATGGTAACgcacaaacaatattgaaaatatctttattagaaaatacaattttaacaattttttcacTACATGGtaattatcttaattttagtATTTATGAATTTGGCAGACAAAAATCTTTGTTAAAAGCAAACTACTTCTGCaatttaaatgatataattaattgAATTACTACTTCATCACACACGCAATGCTAAGTAAGTCATCTGTATGCATATTCAACATTAATTCGAAGAGATAGATGTCTACAGTTATCATCACTCTTAAGAACAGCTGAAGACATAACCAAAGacttttttttagtatatttcaTCTCCCAACatcatatattgttataattagcACCAAAAAGTAAAAATCGATAATCAGAGGGCTTCTTCATAATACATCGGTAAATAACAACTACGCGTACCAAATAATTTATGATTAGGTGCTGGAAACAACCAGCTGTATTGTGATTGGATATCAAGTTTTCTTATCCTAGAAAATGGTTATGAAAGGGTTATATTTGCTTACATTTTTTACAATGTCCTCTGTATTCATATTATTATACTGATCAAATTGGTGTTGAGTAATAGATGGCAGCATGGCCCTGACTGGACGTTGTAGATAATTAGAAGAAGTTTGTATGGCTGATTGAGCCAGTAGGGAGTTGGTAATTGACTGCATCCTTTGGAGAGGAGAAGCAATGGAGCTGGAATTACTATGCAGTCCAGATGCTTCAGCTGTGGTAACTGGAGGGGCAGATGGAGATGATAAAGTGTTTGATCCTTGATGACTAGgtaatgtttttttgtgtgttaactCAGCTTTGGATCTTACATAAGAAAAAGCACTTCCATGATAATGGGATTCTTCTAATTCTGTAGATGAACTAACATTAATTTTGCTTGACCAATTTGTAGATTGAACTGATGCATCAATAGCTACATCACAGTGAGATTGGGGATTGCTCGGATTAACAGACTGTAAAAAAATAGGAAATGTGGGATACTGTACGGATTCATTAATAACACTTGGTGGTGCACCTAACTTAACAAGATTCATTATGGAATGAGGGATAATCTGTGACAGCCGGGATAACTCCTGATAGTAGATGCTTAAAGCTTGATGAATTTCATCTTGAGTCCGTTCAAAATTATCTCTTGGAACAGAGAGATGATCTTCCATCTTTTGACGTATTAATTTTGCCAAATCTTTTTGATAGACTTGTGTCATCATCTCCTGTGAAATACTATTACTGTCTTGTCTTTGAGGCTGTATGGGACTATGAATGTGTGGATAATCTTTGTATGAAATACTATTATGAAATAACCATTGTTTGTTCCCTTCTCTATCTAATCCCACCTTCCTATCTTCTCGACATTCCTCTCTTTGTCTTTGCAATGCTCCACTTGATGTCCTTCTTTCAGAATAGTTTCTTTGGTTTTCATTGTAAACTACTAGCTCCTCTTCATTTTTTGAAGACATCAACATGGCCTTCTGAGCCTCATTCAGAATTTGGGTTATCCGTTCCTTAGCAGAAGGGTCGTCTGCTTTGCAGAATGGAGAATCATAATCTTTGCCTAGAAAATAAATGGAATGTTTAATTAAtctcttttttaaaaatttacaattgAAGTAAttcaaatataagtaatttaaaaattgaaactaaggaaaaacatatttttaacaatatttactgtattttctttTCGCAATCCATAGAATAAAGTCcaacttttgaaaaaaatttgaattttagcaTCAATTAAAATTCTGATAATAATGattcaaaatattctttgataATATAAGTTAGCTAACTATAAATTTTGACTACTTCTGTATAGACAAGTTTACATAATACCACAAATTAGAAGAAACTACTGAAGGAATGCTGACTTTCCAGTACGAAAAAACACATAATGTATATTACCATTCAAACATTTGCTtacttttaagataattttaaagtaaaatacatcatgaagcataaataaaaacaattaatatattttgtttgaatagaaaacatataAACTTTCTCTGTTGAATATCTAATAAGAAACCATTTTCAGGAGCAATTAAAACGTAaaccataaatgtataatataataatggccattttataaGGTAGTCATTCTTAGGAAGCTAGGTATAAGGTAATAAGCTGAAGTTGAAAAAGTGTGAGAATGGCTGACTTTGGTTAGTCTCCAACGAATTAGTGGATCATAGCGCTCGTATGTTATAAGAAAATTATTGGAGTGAGGGGGTACAGCGTCCACCTTTCTAAGGTCAGCAGATATGGAAACTATAGAACCCTTccaattatgaaatattataatctGATCTACAAGAAACAAGTCCAATGTTAGAAAGAAACGGGCCAATTCGACGTCTGTTTGAGGAAGGAATATAAACTAGAGGgtttcaatgaaaaaaacaacaaaagatagTTGATTGGAAGATATGAGGGAGCTTAAATATCAACTGGATAAAACAGTGAAGTCGGAAATGAAAGTAAGTTTCCTTGGTTGCTCCTATTCTACCTATTTTCATTGTAACAGTGGTTTAGTTTCTTACAGACTATAACttgtgtgtttctttgtttgagaGATGAGAATTAATGTTGACATTGATGGTAATGAGGAATCACTTTCAAATATTCAGTTGGCAAAAAAATTTAGAGAAGTGAGTATACATGTAGTAGCAACTGAAGAGAAATAGAGATAAGAGATAGAAAATTTTGATTAAAGCAGAGGtcacaataaacaatttttcttctctttaacTTAGTAAAAATATAGGAACTGTGAGTGTATTCAAGAAAGTTGTCATTGGAGCGATTTAGAAGTTGATAAGATAGAGTTTGAAAAGAAATGCTTGAGATATGACAAAAGAAGTTTAGAATACGAGTTAGAAGACAGGCATAAGCAGAGAGAATTCGAGTTGATGATGAGTGAAAGTTAGGGTAATTCTGATGATCAGAGCTCAATGAGAACTATAAGAATAACCTTTTTAGAGAGGGATTTTGTGATCAATAAGAAAAGAAATTGCATGCTTTCGTCAAAATGTTTTATCTGTAACCAAGTTGAACATATAGTTGAATTCTGTAGGCAGAATAGAAATATTGAAGAATGAAGAGAGAATGCAACGTGTTGTATTGAAGACAAAGAAAAAGTcccaaatatatatacataaaagacCCTGAACTTTTTCAATATGGTGTTGATGTATATAAACAAAGACAATGTTGTGATATATGTAAAGATAGTGAAATTATCAATGTTTCACGAAAGACTGAATGATGAAACAGTTTAATAAAGAATGTGATGATTCCCTGGAATTTCGGATCCTGGAATGACATCGAgattagaaagaaaaacaaccgAGACTGGATACAACCAACGCTGTCGGATGTATTCATGAAAAAAGGAAGACGTGTTACGAAGTTAGGTGTAAAGTAACACTGGTTGAAGTTGAGAGTGCATGAAAAAGTGGTTGGCCTTCGGTCAGTCTCTGATGAATTAGGGGTCAATAGTACTTATTCTAAGTCATTATTGGCCAGCCTTTGGTAAGTTCAGCCGGTATGGAGACTACAAGGCTTGCTATGGTTATAAAGGCTGAAGGgtaggtagttagtcatcactacccaacaccaactcttgggctactcttttaccaacgaatagtgggattgaccgtaacgttatagtgaacccacagttgaaaggacgagcatgtttggtgtgacggtgatacgaactcgagaccctcagattaggagttgagcgccctcaccacctggccatgccgggcctcgtaaGTGAAGTGGGTTTCACAATGTTTGTTAGGAGAAAATTTTGAAGCACTAAATGTTAAACAAATAGATaagtaaacaataaatagttagaaaatttaatcatttgtaatttctatgaaatataatttctcaaaacctttaaattgtttattttgaaaaataaatactttcgACTTACCTTTTCTTGGCACTAATGCctttaacatataaatacaacTGTCATCGGTTGCCCAAGCATGCATCTTTCGATAAGAATCTTTTCCCTTTTCTGTCAGTTTGTCCCATGGTTTAGGTTTTGAAAGAAGTTCGCTAACTGTTCCTTGAGATAAGCCGAGGATGAACTTGGCAAACAAGCGCTGTCCAATATTGTGAATACTCAGTAACTCTCGAACACAGCGAGAAATGCTAAGCGTATTTAATGCGTCATTTGCATATTTGTCCACACCATTTCGGAGGTACTCCTGGAGTTTCTGTACAGTAGCATTACCACAGTAGGGCAATTTGTGAGTGGAGGAATTGTTAAGAAAGCTAGATTTTGAACAGATCACAGTGTGAAGAGGAGTGGAAACAGCTGAGCAAGTGGAAGTTTCTAATGATTTAGATGCACTGTGAGTGTATATATGTTCCTCTTTTTTAAGAATTTTAGCATAGGAGGACACAATTTCTTCTCCAAGATGTGaagtaaatatttgaatatcTTGTACGCGTGGTGCTAATAAATTCTCTGCTAAGTTTTGGAGATTAcctttaagaaataaaagagaatTACAAACTTAAAAGTTAATACTACTGaagtattttatatatcatttttataggcttaacatttttaatttctgtTCGTGTTAAACGGGCACATAATGAAGTTAGTTAGACTCTTACAACACAGAAATCGGAAAACAACTGTCTTTTATACCTAATTGATTTACTTAATTTAAGACTCAAttcctatatttatattttagattaAAACTTTATATGGTTTATACggagtaaatttttttttaatttttacatgatACATTTTTCGAGTATATAACGTAACTTGAAGCATTTAAcctttttacattaaaaaatcaaCATAAGTCTATAAACgtactataaaattaaaataaaaaaacgcaTGACTTTTTTTTACATCCTTCAGTTATTCTGTCTAAATACACATGCATGCATATTTAAATACGTCATTTATTGTGTAAAGACAgagcattgtttgttttggaatttcgcacaaagctactcgaaggctatctgtgctagccgtccctaatttagcagtgtaagactagagtgaaggcagctagtgatcaccacccaccgccaactcttgggctattcttttaccaacgaatagtgagattgaccgtcacattatacacccccacggctgggagggcgagcatgtttagcgcgacgcgggcgcgaacccgcgaccctcggattacgagccgcacgccttacgcgcttggccatgccaggcctaagacAGAGCATACTGATTGGTTACGTTTTCGGTTTCCtctacaaacattaaaaaaactttcatttatttgCGTGTGAGAAATAGGCCAACCCTAATtgagcagtctaagactagagagaaggaagctagtcatcaccatccaccgccaactcttgggctactcttttaccaattaatagtggaattgactgtaacatctTAATGAACGGCCATGTTTGATGTGATTTATGTAAGGGATATTCGAACACGCGACACTGAGGTTGCGAggcgagcgccctaactacctagcTATGCCATGCACTAATATAGTTATGAGGTCGTTATATCATGGTTAGTTTGCGAAATGGTGTGTAAGAGCAGTGCTCTTTCTGACTTTATAACGATCATTACGGCAGAGGTATATTTAGCTTAAACATGAATTTAAATCCGTTTCTATGACTGTCCGTTTAAAGACATCGTCAGATTCAACGGATTACGTCTGTCAACAGTGGTACTTATAAGGAAAAAAAACTGAAGTCACCTTTTGCTggaaaaagaacaaagaaaaaatatagagGAATTGGGTTGTATAAGGCCAGAAACATAGAACTGTGTCTTAGTTAACTGATCTCTTATCTGAGTTCTCTTATTTTCACCTATACCAAGGGAAACATATTACAGCAATTTACTTAATTTACTTGGCAACCAGCAACCATTCTAAAAGCTGCTTTTCTTAGATGAAAAGAAATGCATGGCTTTAGTCTGGGGAAATGTTCTCATAGTAGGAGGTGGGACTTTTGATGTTTTTAGAAAGACAAAAAAACCCATCCAGGAATATTGAATGCCTATCTTGCCTGGTCCGCAAAGCTGCATCTCAGTTTTGACGAACAAGGTTCCTGCAGAACAATGATGTGACATTAACTCGATTGTATAATTTGGAACTGGTCCAACGAGCTCGAATGTGGCTTTACACTTATTTCTTGGCCAATATGATGAATATAAATCTGTTTTACTGAGGAAGCTTGAGAAAAACATTAACGTAATAATGCTATTGTAATCATCTGTCGTTGTAATGGAACCAATTATACACTATACTTACTACCCAGTTAACTGACTAAAATcgaaagaaaaagataaaaggCACCGCCTAATATCTTGTGGAACCTTTAACACGCCGAGTGCAGACTACTTATCGTGGCAAAATGCGGGAAGCTCTAATAATTGGCCAGCTGGTTTAAGCAGATCAACACTAAAATAACCTTTGGGTTAAACCGATGTTTTTAAACTTACCTGTAGAATTAATGTGAGGAGATTTATCTGTTGGTGACTTCTGATCTTTTTCCACGAACGAGATATCTGTTGACTTGAACAACTTGTACTCTCTCTTATCATTGTTTTCATCTGCTGGACTAGTACCGTTATGAAGTTCAGTTGACTTTAGGATGCTGTCAGTATCAGAACAATAAGAAACATAAGGCATGActttaatgatacacttatttgaacattaatattatatttacagaaagcaTTCGTGGAAGTGacgtgattaaaaaaaaaggctATTCTGTAAATTCAAGCTTCAACTGGAAGCGAGATAGACAATTTTTATGTACAGAAAACAACGTAATacgtcatttgatagattaaaactttggctttctattgattataataatacatcatgAAGTGTGAAAGGAAATTATTGCCAGTTTCTAAATAAAAGAGGATGTGATAGAGCAGCTTGAAATTTTCCTATCCAATGCTGATTTAAACATGTCTTATACAGAGGATAAAAGAAGACATGTTAATGGCACATAAGATTTAAACAAAAAAGCCTTATATTCAACGCTCACTAACAATCAAAATTTATTGGGTGTATTTCTTAGCCTTAAAGCAATGTCACTCTAAGCTCGTTTTATAGTCTCCCAACTTCGGGCACTAGATTAATTATTCTGTCTCTAAAACTACTAATAATGAAAACTATCTTTTGTTACTAAATTaacttataaaaacagttttctttgtttgaagttacataatggactatctgtgctttgatcatcattagtatcaaccccatttctagcattttaagttcgtagatataccactgtgccactagggaggcccggcatggccaagcgtgttaaggcatgcgactcgtaatctgagggtcgcggattcgcatccccgtcgcgccaaacatgctcgccctttcagtcgtggtgggcgttataatgttacgatcaatcccactattcgttggtaaaagagtagcccaagagttggcggtgggtggtgatgactagctgccttcttacactgctaaattaggggcggctagcacagacagcccttgagtagctttatgcgaaattcaaaacaaacaaacaaacaactagggaaaaaaataacaattagtgACCATGTTTGAAAAGACTTGGTATGGAACAtcaaactaaaatttataatagaataaaaatattacattttttataaaatctgaTACGTTAATTTGAAGTTCCATATCAAGCCTTTTTTAAacgtaattaataattaaaatatttcatgatgatTTACCTTATTTCCTTCTTTATCTCTTCATAGTCCCGTTGTTTAGTAAGCTTGTCCTCCAAAAATTGGATGGCTTTGGTCTTACCTGCTAGCATTTCTTCCAGTTGAGCAATCtagaatattcaatataattGTAATTGGagattaaagaaatgttttcagcATTACTTAATCATGTAAACTGAAGTTCGACTGAgacaactaaacaattaaaagttaGCATATATTATTATCAGAGCATGGAAGAACAACAATATTCGTAACGTCTAAGATAAAAAGTGTGTAGTGTTCCTATTGGAGATTTAAATACGTAGGTTGCATCTACTTCCGATGTTAATATGCAAAATGTATTTGCTATGTTCGTCGATTGAGTATTTGCtttcataaaagtaatttatctCACAAATAaggtttttaattattacatatagTGAACACAGTAGCCACAGGCTTCTTtggaaattaataaacaattactTGTCAACTTGAAACATAAATACTAATGATGAGATAACAAGAACTTATAAGTATAGACTTCACTTTTGAGGTTATATCAGCCTGATATttcatcattttttaaataagatatatCATTCTTAAAATAAATGCTCAAATAAGTACTTACGGaattaactattataatttaaacaacaaaaacttttacGAAACTAGAATAATAATTCTTCAGAATAACATGTTATAGTAAACGATGTCAGAAATTACCAACAAACATCCATAATTCTAAATCATCTTAAACGTTTACACAAGTTCCATCTTATATTTatggacaaaaataaaacattaaaatacttgcTTGATAGGCACTTGTTTCTTTCAACTTGTTAATAGTagactttagtttcttgatatcTTCTACAAGTTGTGAAATCTACAACAAATACACGTTTTAATAATAAGAATAAGCAAGTGATACGTTCACAAAAATCTTAGTTAcgtaaataaatcatttgaatCACTTCGCTGCGTATTCAAATCGACatgctgtatttttatttgttaataatgtgTTAATGCTTAAATATTAGCTCAGTTCGATTTCACACTTACCTAAAAAAGGTTACCTAATCTAAGTTACTTAATTTAGAATAGTAAAAGCACAGTAcacaataacataatatattagtttttataaacgtaaaatataaattacaacattagATATAACATAAACATGTGTTTGTGCTTATAGGAACTCACTTCTTTGAACCGTATCTTCTCCGACTTATTATTGAATCCAAGGTATTTTTTTATGGTCAATTCGGATATcttcacatttatttaacattaacataTATACCAGAAGAAGTTAAAACTCAAAACTAATAGACGTAGTTAGAAATGCCGTGAAAGAGATAATTTTTAGCCGTTTTTAttcaacttgttttaaaatttacaatatctATTTTGACACaagataataaagttattttttgtagtGTTTTACTAAATCCTCGTGAGAGGGAGTAACTAGTTTCACCTCTTTGTCTTTAGCGGCAAGATTAAGTTCCAAGGGCGAGTTATCCCTTTTGTTCATCTTGGATTCC of the Tachypleus tridentatus isolate NWPU-2018 chromosome 13, ASM421037v1, whole genome shotgun sequence genome contains:
- the LOC143236810 gene encoding homeobox protein cut-like isoform X2, giving the protein MNKRDNSPLELNLAAKDKEISQLVEDIKKLKSTINKLKETSAYQIAQLEEMLAGKTKAIQFLEDKLTKQRDYEEIKKEISILKSTELHNGTSPADENNDKREYKLFKSTDISFVEKDQKSPTDKSPHINSTGNLQNLAENLLAPRVQDIQIFTSHLGEEIVSSYAKILKKEEHIYTHSASKSLETSTCSAVSTPLHTVICSKSSFLNNSSTHKLPYCGNATVQKLQEYLRNGVDKYANDALNTLSISRCVRELLSIHNIGQRLFAKFILGLSQGTVSELLSKPKPWDKLTEKGKDSYRKMHAWATDDSCIYMLKALVPRKGKDYDSPFCKADDPSAKERITQILNEAQKAMLMSSKNEEELVVYNENQRNYSERRTSSGALQRQREECREDRKVGLDREGNKQWLFHNSISYKDYPHIHSPIQPQRQDSNSISQEMMTQVYQKDLAKLIRQKMEDHLSVPRDNFERTQDEIHQALSIYYQELSRLSQIIPHSIMNLVKLGAPPSVINESVQYPTFPIFLQSVNPSNPQSHCDVAIDASVQSTNWSSKINVSSSTELEESHYHGSAFSYVRSKAELTHKKTLPSHQGSNTLSSPSAPPVTTAEASGLHSNSSSIASPLQRMQSITNSLLAQSAIQTSSNYLQRPVRAMLPSITQHQFDQYNNMNTEDIVKNVKELLSQFSISQRLFGEKVLGLSQGSVSDLLARPKPWYMLTQKGREPFIRMKMFLEDENCIHKLVASQYRIPPEKLMHTDMYLGNKTIPGSNKILYQTSDSRVSEHLPQENNFIPLSRTSVPVKLCQTPPETVETSLPDFSPNLSQCVTTTPSIISRHYVQNSRPYIHPSVYEMAALTTDLDTQSITSKVKEILSAHNIGQKIFGEAVLGLSQGSVSELLSKPKPWHMLSIKGREPFLRMQMWLNDPNSVDKLQALKNDRREANKRKRNHHDIQKLSSPHKENHIFNDKLPLFSSYSSAKKPRILFSEEQKEALRLAFSMDPYPSTATIEFLASELNLSIRTVTNWFHNYRMRLKQQTSLATQQNEQKLNGHSILVPSLNESNTGFDPLQFRVLLNCRLAEVQKEKGKASKISNTYRNCSPLITLNENSVILDPSVSGQLNGGSSGSSSNFGPFEAVNESPDNHFVSDLNEYSSSSYDRENSDRESLEEQQMPLSPHDHHMNQYCLKRTVASCSSSNRRKPAMPQWVNPELKYSSDSDVKSDDEENAQDDNTDKGEIINGVCVRQAGDFSLDLLKPQNTVEVEPVPAPDGNSIVSQNCFEKEQITSQFEFEDKRHFNSINGKRRQNVYEEVNCDNRENIISLKGINDLYEEERH
- the LOC143236810 gene encoding homeobox protein cut-like isoform X1; this encodes MEVFMNGVERASQRASLAEIEATALKKHLQAAKKSLQFACTTSQESKMNKRDNSPLELNLAAKDKEISQLVEDIKKLKSTINKLKETSAYQIAQLEEMLAGKTKAIQFLEDKLTKQRDYEEIKKEISILKSTELHNGTSPADENNDKREYKLFKSTDISFVEKDQKSPTDKSPHINSTGNLQNLAENLLAPRVQDIQIFTSHLGEEIVSSYAKILKKEEHIYTHSASKSLETSTCSAVSTPLHTVICSKSSFLNNSSTHKLPYCGNATVQKLQEYLRNGVDKYANDALNTLSISRCVRELLSIHNIGQRLFAKFILGLSQGTVSELLSKPKPWDKLTEKGKDSYRKMHAWATDDSCIYMLKALVPRKGKDYDSPFCKADDPSAKERITQILNEAQKAMLMSSKNEEELVVYNENQRNYSERRTSSGALQRQREECREDRKVGLDREGNKQWLFHNSISYKDYPHIHSPIQPQRQDSNSISQEMMTQVYQKDLAKLIRQKMEDHLSVPRDNFERTQDEIHQALSIYYQELSRLSQIIPHSIMNLVKLGAPPSVINESVQYPTFPIFLQSVNPSNPQSHCDVAIDASVQSTNWSSKINVSSSTELEESHYHGSAFSYVRSKAELTHKKTLPSHQGSNTLSSPSAPPVTTAEASGLHSNSSSIASPLQRMQSITNSLLAQSAIQTSSNYLQRPVRAMLPSITQHQFDQYNNMNTEDIVKNVKELLSQFSISQRLFGEKVLGLSQGSVSDLLARPKPWYMLTQKGREPFIRMKMFLEDENCIHKLVASQYRIPPEKLMHTDMYLGNKTIPGSNKILYQTSDSRVSEHLPQENNFIPLSRTSVPVKLCQTPPETVETSLPDFSPNLSQCVTTTPSIISRHYVQNSRPYIHPSVYEMAALTTDLDTQSITSKVKEILSAHNIGQKIFGEAVLGLSQGSVSELLSKPKPWHMLSIKGREPFLRMQMWLNDPNSVDKLQALKNDRREANKRKRNHHDIQKLSSPHKENHIFNDKLPLFSSYSSAKKPRILFSEEQKEALRLAFSMDPYPSTATIEFLASELNLSIRTVTNWFHNYRMRLKQQTSLATQQNEQKLNGHSILVPSLNESNTGFDPLQFRVLLNCRLAEVQKEKGKASKISNTYRNCSPLITLNENSVILDPSVSGQLNGGSSGSSSNFGPFEAVNESPDNHFVSDLNEYSSSSYDRENSDRESLEEQQMPLSPHDHHMNQYCLKRTVASCSSSNRRKPAMPQWVNPELKYSSDSDVKSDDEENAQDDNTDKGEIINGVCVRQAGDFSLDLLKPQNTVEVEPVPAPDGNSIVSQNCFEKEQITSQFEFEDKRHFNSINGKRRQNVYEEVNCDNRENIISLKGINDLYEEERH